The window GGGCCGCCGGGCCCTCCAAAGCCCACCAGGGCAAAGGAGATCGTCATGGTGTCCGTGATGGAGATCCCCATCTGGGTATCCGGGCCATAATTGGTGTTGAAGGTGCACTGCGCCTGAGCCCAGTTGCACTGAGCAGATTTCTGGATCCCGAAATCCGGCGGAAGGGAAACCGCAACAGGGGTGGCTACAGGCGTAGGGGAGGCAGCAGGCGGACCCGCTGGCTTCGGCGGCGCCTTCGTAGGGGTGGCGGGCGGCCGGGTGGGCGCGGGCGTCGGGGTCGGCGTCTGCGTCGGAGTAGGCGTGGGCGCCTTCGTTGGAGTCATGGTCGGCGTCGGGCTGGGCGGCGCCTTCGTAGGGGTGGCGGGCGGCCGGGTGGGCGCGGGCGTCGGCGAAGGCGTGGCCCGGGCACAAGCCGTCATGGCCAGCAACGCAACGAACCCGAGTCCCCTCAGCCCGTGCACCAATCGATGGCGCATCGCCTCTCCTCCTTTCAGCCGGATCTTCCAGAAAAAGGATGTTAAACCACTTCATCCCCTAGAGCTTACGTATACTCCCGTTGCAGGAGCCGGTAAGTCTCCCATACGGCGAGGGCCATCCAGAGGGCCAGCCGGAGGCCATGGAGGCCATCGCTGTATCCTCGCAGCTGTATAAAGCGGCGCCAGAACTCCCGCGCCATCATCGTCCATGGCGTGTAGATCCGAGGGCGCACTCCTGCTTCCCGAAGGGCCTGCGCCTCCAGCCGCGCATAGGCGCGTTGCTTGGCCCGAAATTCCGCTGGGGAATCGTAGTTATGATGGATCAGCGGGTTCCGCAAATACCCCGCCGCGCCCTGCAGCACCACAATCTCATGGACCGGACGTTCGTATCGGGCATAGCCCCGGCGCAGAACCCGCAGCTGGTAATCCGGCCACCATCCTCCGCCCCGCGTCAGCCGCCCGAACAGATAGTTCCGTCGGGGCACCCACCAGCCTACATAGCACGGATCCCGGATAGCCGACCGGATCTCCTCCGCCAGCTCCGGCGTCGCCCGCTCATCGGCGTCTACGAAGAAAATCCAGTCGGCCTCCACCTGCTCCAGGGCCGCGTTGCGCTGGGCTGCGTAGTTCTCGAAGGGATGCTGGATGACCTCGGCCCCGCAGGCGCGAGCCCGCTCCACCGTGTCGTCCTCACTATACGAGTCGAAGACCACCACTCGATCCGCCCAGCGCACGCTCTCAATGCACGCCTCGATAAAGGCCGACTCGTTACGGGTGAGGATCACCACCGCCAGCATATGTTTTCCCACCGAAGGAAGTTACGGAATTCAGCGCGACGGGAAGGCGAGAGGATCCCTCTCTGCAACCCCGATCGCCACAGGGAGGGGGATCGAAGCTTCCCCCCAGGAAATCGGTTGCGAACTAATCGGGGAGGCTTTCCGCCTGAAGCGCCATATGCTTTACCGCCTTATAGGCCGCCCGCAAGGCCACGCTCTCAGGATCCACCAACCGGGCCAGGGCCCGGGCGCGCACGTCGGCACCCAGGGCCACCAAGCAACAGGCGGCCCGGAACTTCCATCGCGGATAATGCCGGCGGTAAAGCCGCAGACGGCTCGCCCAGAGCGCCCGCACCATCTCCGGGCGCATCTGCCGGGCGCTCTCCCCGCCCGCATGCACCACGACCGCTTCCGGCACGCAGTAACGCTCCCAACCGGCCCGGGCCATCCGCCAGCACCAGTCCACCTCCTCCGCATACATCCAGTAGCCCTCATCCAGCAACCCCACCGACCGGATCGCCTCCCCCCGGACCATCATCGCCGCCCCAAGGGGATGCCCGATCCGAAACGGTTCCCCCCGCACATACCAGGCCCGGGGATAACGTCCGTTCAGACGGGTCTCCAGCAGACGGGGATGAAGCGGGAAGAGATCGAGGAAGAGCTGAGCGAGCCCTGGGAAATCAAAGGCGCTGTGTTGAAACCGGCCATCCGGGTAAATCAACCGCGGGCCACATATGCCGGCACGGGGGGTGGATTCCATGAAACGGAACAGGATGCGGGGGGCTTCATCCAGGATCTCCGTATCCGGATTGAGCAGCCAGACATAACGCGGCGCCGCAGGATGATCCGGGAACCCCATGGCCCGCAGCGCCTGGTTGTTCGCGGCGGCAAACCCTTGATTGGTGGAATTCACGATCAGGCGAACGGCGGGGAAGGCAGAGCGGACCGCCTCCACGGTGCCATCGCGGGAGGCGTTATCCACCACCCACACGGAGGCGGTCAGGGCCGATCGCTCCAGGGCGACGAAGAGCGAACGCAACGCCCGCAGGGCCCAATCCCGCACGTTCCAGGTCACCATCACCACCGCCAGGTCATCCATCCGCAACATCCAGAGGGGACGTCCCTACCGGATCCGCACCCGAATCCGGGACTCCAGCAACGGGAGCCAGGGCCAGCCCTGGGGGGCGATCCGGATTTCCGGCGGCTGAGAGAGGGGAAAGGCCTGGAGCTGACGAAGGGCCTCGTCGAGGGATCGCCCGCGGATCTTTTGACGGATCTGCGCGACGGAAAGGCGAGGGATGGCTTTCCCCTGGGCCTGGAGGGTCATCCGGATACGCGAATTGCCTTCCGCATCGCTCTCCATCACGGCTTCCAGATCCTTACACCCGGTGAAGGCGAATCCCTCGGCGACGAGCTCATACCCTGGAGGGGTCTGCCGGGTGAGGGCGACCAGGGCGATCGCTCCGATATCGCTTTGCAAGACCTTATATCCGACAACCCGAGCGCGCATCTCCGCCCGCAGGGTCTGGGCCGGCTCCCCGACCAGTCGATCGTATCCTTCCAGCAACACCTGGATCTGCAGGGTTTGCGGCAGCACACAATCCTGAGGATCCAGCCCGGCCAGCATCTGAGCGTAACCCTGCTGGCGCAGCTGGGCGATCAGGGCCTCGCGCAACCGATCCCGATCGGCGGCGGTGACGACCGGGATGATATCGAGCCGGCCCCCTGTCAGAGGCTCCGGATTGCTCACGCGCAACGCGAAGGCCAGGGGCCCTTCCACCAGGTTGATCTGGTTCGGCCCCACATTGCCCACCGGCCCGGGCTCCAGGGCCCGCACCCGGGCGATGGCCGTGGCCCCAAAGCCCGCCGGCACGGTGACCGACGGGCTGATCACGAAGCGAACCGCCATGTTGCCGCTGGCCGCTCGAACAATCGTGCCGGAAGGGACTTCCACCGGACGGGCGGTCTGGTTCACCAGCACGACATGGCCTTCCGCGTAGCCAGCAGGCTGTTCCTGACGTCCGGTCGCTTGCGTCTCCGCCCGACCCTCCACGATGACAGCCACCGGGTAAGCCGGGATAGCCCCCCGGCGGAGATCCCGGGCCGCCAGGCGGGGATCCGCGATCACAGTTTCCCGGACAGCGACCGGCTGTCCCTGGGGATAGAGGGTGACTTCCGCCGAAGGGATCAGGAAGATCGCCAGGAACAGCATCGCGAGAAGCCCCAGGCCGCCGATCGCCAAGCTCAGCCCATAAGCCCATCGGGGAAGCGGCCGACGCCGGGCCTCCGCCCACGCCTGCATGGCCGGCGTGAGCCCCAGGACCACCCCCGGCTCGCTGTAATCTCCATGGTCCGGCCATGAGGCGCGCAGGGCGGCTTCCCGGGTGGGGAAAGCGGGAACCCCCAGCTCGCGGGCGATCCGG of the Thermoflexus sp. genome contains:
- a CDS encoding glycosyltransferase family 2 protein, whose amino-acid sequence is MDDLAVVMVTWNVRDWALRALRSLFVALERSALTASVWVVDNASRDGTVEAVRSAFPAVRLIVNSTNQGFAAANNQALRAMGFPDHPAAPRYVWLLNPDTEILDEAPRILFRFMESTPRAGICGPRLIYPDGRFQHSAFDFPGLAQLFLDLFPLHPRLLETRLNGRYPRAWYVRGEPFRIGHPLGAAMMVRGEAIRSVGLLDEGYWMYAEEVDWCWRMARAGWERYCVPEAVVVHAGGESARQMRPEMVRALWASRLRLYRRHYPRWKFRAACCLVALGADVRARALARLVDPESVALRAAYKAVKHMALQAESLPD
- a CDS encoding baseplate J/gp47 family protein, with amino-acid sequence MGIPDEKPEFQAMETEPSPEILTVWPDDDWASLRFRIATARASRVILEVPADHPAMGPVLLRRLQHLAEGIGKAIALVTPSGEGRRIARELGVPAFPTREAALRASWPDHGDYSEPGVVLGLTPAMQAWAEARRRPLPRWAYGLSLAIGGLGLLAMLFLAIFLIPSAEVTLYPQGQPVAVRETVIADPRLAARDLRRGAIPAYPVAVIVEGRAETQATGRQEQPAGYAEGHVVLVNQTARPVEVPSGTIVRAASGNMAVRFVISPSVTVPAGFGATAIARVRALEPGPVGNVGPNQINLVEGPLAFALRVSNPEPLTGGRLDIIPVVTAADRDRLREALIAQLRQQGYAQMLAGLDPQDCVLPQTLQIQVLLEGYDRLVGEPAQTLRAEMRARVVGYKVLQSDIGAIALVALTRQTPPGYELVAEGFAFTGCKDLEAVMESDAEGNSRIRMTLQAQGKAIPRLSVAQIRQKIRGRSLDEALRQLQAFPLSQPPEIRIAPQGWPWLPLLESRIRVRIR
- a CDS encoding glycosyltransferase family 2 protein, which codes for MLAVVILTRNESAFIEACIESVRWADRVVVFDSYSEDDTVERARACGAEVIQHPFENYAAQRNAALEQVEADWIFFVDADERATPELAEEIRSAIRDPCYVGWWVPRRNYLFGRLTRGGGWWPDYQLRVLRRGYARYERPVHEIVVLQGAAGYLRNPLIHHNYDSPAEFRAKQRAYARLEAQALREAGVRPRIYTPWTMMAREFWRRFIQLRGYSDGLHGLRLALWMALAVWETYRLLQREYT